Proteins from a single region of Antechinus flavipes isolate AdamAnt ecotype Samford, QLD, Australia chromosome 2, AdamAnt_v2, whole genome shotgun sequence:
- the FNDC4 gene encoding fibronectin type III domain-containing protein 4 isoform X1 — protein sequence MMTQCPRMDSMGAMASLIPLTPYLSPTVLLLVSCDLGFVRADRPPSPVNVTITQLKANSATVSWDVPEGNIVIGYAISQQRQNGPGQRVIREVNTTTRACALWGLAEDSDYTIQVRSIGLRGESPPGPRVHFRTLKGSDRLPSNSSNPGDITVKGLDGERTLQTGEVVIIVVVLIMWAAVIGLFCRQYDIIKDNDSNNPKEKGKGPEQSPQGRPMGARQKKSPSINTIDV from the exons ATGATGACCCAGTGCCCCAGAATGGATTCCATGGGGGCAATGGCTTCACTGATTCCACTAACCCCATATCTAAGCCCTACAGTCCTACTGTTGGTCAGCTGTGACCTGGGATTTGTCCGAGCAG ATCGGCCTCCTTCTCCCGTGAATGTGACTATCACTCAGCTCAAAGCCAATTCAGCCACAGTGTCCTGGGATGTTCCAGAGGGCAACATTGTCATTGGCTACGCCATCTCCCAGCAA AGACAGAATGGACCTGGACAGCGGGTAATCCGAGAAGTGAACACCACAACTCGAGCCTGTGCCCTTTGGGGCTTGGCTGAAGACAGCGATTACACCATACAGGTCAGGAGTATTGGTCTTCGGGGGGAGAGCCCCCCTGGGCCTCGGGTCCATTTTCGCACTCTCAAGGGCTCTGATCGACTGCCCTCAAACAGTTCAAACCCAG GTGATATCACAGTAAAGGGTCTAGATGGAGAGCGAACCCTACAGACGGGGGAAGTGGTCATCATTGTGGTGGTGTTGATCATGTGGGCAG CTGTGATCGGGCTATTCTGCCGTCAGTATGACATCATCAAGGATAACGACTCCAACAATCccaaggagaagggaaaagggccaGAGCAGAGTCCTCAAGGTCGGCCAATGGGGGCCAGACAG AAAAAGTCACCATCCATTAACACCATCGATgtctga
- the FNDC4 gene encoding fibronectin type III domain-containing protein 4 isoform X2: MMTQCPRMDSMGAMASLIPLTPYLSPTVLLLVSCDLGFVRADRPPSPVNVTITQLKANSATVSWDVPEGNIVIGYAISQQRQNGPGQRVIREVNTTTRACALWGLAEDSDYTIQVRSIGLRGESPPGPRVHFRTLKGSDRLPSNSSNPGDITVKGLDGERTLQTGEVVIIVVVLIMWAAVIGLFCRQYDIIKDNDSNNPKEKGKGPEQSPQEKVTIH; this comes from the exons ATGATGACCCAGTGCCCCAGAATGGATTCCATGGGGGCAATGGCTTCACTGATTCCACTAACCCCATATCTAAGCCCTACAGTCCTACTGTTGGTCAGCTGTGACCTGGGATTTGTCCGAGCAG ATCGGCCTCCTTCTCCCGTGAATGTGACTATCACTCAGCTCAAAGCCAATTCAGCCACAGTGTCCTGGGATGTTCCAGAGGGCAACATTGTCATTGGCTACGCCATCTCCCAGCAA AGACAGAATGGACCTGGACAGCGGGTAATCCGAGAAGTGAACACCACAACTCGAGCCTGTGCCCTTTGGGGCTTGGCTGAAGACAGCGATTACACCATACAGGTCAGGAGTATTGGTCTTCGGGGGGAGAGCCCCCCTGGGCCTCGGGTCCATTTTCGCACTCTCAAGGGCTCTGATCGACTGCCCTCAAACAGTTCAAACCCAG GTGATATCACAGTAAAGGGTCTAGATGGAGAGCGAACCCTACAGACGGGGGAAGTGGTCATCATTGTGGTGGTGTTGATCATGTGGGCAG CTGTGATCGGGCTATTCTGCCGTCAGTATGACATCATCAAGGATAACGACTCCAACAATCccaaggagaagggaaaagggccaGAGCAGAGTCCTCAAG AAAAAGTCACCATCCATTAA